CTGGTTTGCCAAGGGCATCGTGTTCACGCTCCTTGGTATGTCTGCCTTCTCGTTCACCGTGCTCATCCAGAAGTGGTGGAGCATGCGGAAGGCGCAGGCCGAAACGCGCAAGTTCGCCCCCGAGTTCTCGCAGTTCCTCGAAGAAGACAACCTCATCGAGGCGATCAAGCTCGCCGAAGGCTACAAGAAGTCGCATGTCGCTCGCGTGCTCGGTGGTGCCCTCGCCGAAATCCGCCCGCTCATCCAGGATGGCTCGGTGACGGTGTCGGACATCAACACGTCGGAGCGCGCCGTCGAGCGTGAAATGCTCATGACGATCGTCGACCTCAAGCGTGGTCTCGGCGTGCTCGCGACCGTCGGCGCCACCGCGCCGTTCGTCG
This region of Gemmatimonas groenlandica genomic DNA includes:
- a CDS encoding MotA/TolQ/ExbB proton channel family protein, translated to MNMSLMELYSSMGWFAKGIVFTLLGMSAFSFTVLIQKWWSMRKAQAETRKFAPEFSQFLEEDNLIEAIKLAEGYKKSHVARVLGGALAEIRPLIQDGSVTVSDINTSERAVEREMLMTIVDLKRGLGVLATVGATAPFVGLLGTTMGIVNSFTGMASSGAGGISAIAAGVAEALITTAIGIGVAIPAVWAFNFFQTKIDNLTAEMTYTSKEMIDYLIKGVSGEFGRSRFTREFNTAGQQSISQ